A single genomic interval of Treponema primitia ZAS-1 harbors:
- the fusA gene encoding elongation factor G, with product MGIDITKMRNIGISAHIDSGKTTLSERILFYCDKIHAIHEVRGKDGVGATMDHMELERERGITIQSAATQVEWKDYTINLIDTPGHVDFTIEVERSLRVLDGAILVLCAVGGVQSQSITVDRQLKRYHVPRIAFVNKCDRTGANPFKVRLQLREKLGLNAVMIQIPIGLEDKLEGLVDLITMKAVYFDGDSGTDLRYAEIPPHLKADAEKYREEMIDAVSLFSDDLAEKFLGGEDIPEELIHAAIRKGTLLEQFVPVMIGSAYKNKGIQTLLDAVGSYLPNPTEVKNYALDLDHGEERKELISEEKSPTVALGFKLEDGQYGQLTYVRIYQGSLKKGEELINTRARKKFKVGRLVRMHSNDMEDITEGAPGDIVALFGVECASGDTFCGGGLNYAMTSMFVPEPVISLAINPTDKKSADQMAKALNRFTKEDPTFRTFVDQESNQTIVQGMGELHLEVYIERMRREYKCEVETGMPQVAYREAIQTRSDFNYTHKKQTGGSGQYGRVAGYMEPYSDGDYEFVDNIKGGSIPNEFIPSCDKGFKEAVKRGSLIGFPIVNIRCVINDGASHPVDSSDIAFQLAAIGAFREAYNKAKPCILEPIMKVAVEGPTEFQGNIYASINQRRGIISASTEDGTFSRVEAEVPLSEMFGYSTVLRSLTQGKAEFTMEFEKYGKVPSSISEALVKEYEEKRRKEQGR from the coding sequence ATGGGCATCGATATAACCAAGATGCGGAACATTGGGATCAGCGCGCATATTGACTCGGGGAAAACCACCCTTTCGGAACGGATTTTGTTCTATTGTGACAAAATCCATGCCATCCACGAAGTCCGGGGAAAGGACGGGGTTGGGGCCACCATGGACCACATGGAACTCGAGCGGGAGCGGGGAATTACGATTCAGTCCGCTGCGACCCAGGTTGAATGGAAGGATTATACCATTAACCTGATTGATACACCCGGACACGTGGACTTTACCATTGAGGTTGAGCGCTCCCTGCGGGTGCTGGACGGGGCGATTCTGGTGCTTTGCGCGGTAGGCGGGGTTCAATCCCAGTCTATCACCGTAGATCGGCAGTTAAAACGCTACCATGTTCCCCGGATTGCCTTTGTGAATAAGTGCGACCGTACCGGGGCGAACCCCTTCAAGGTACGGCTCCAACTCCGGGAAAAACTGGGGCTCAATGCGGTGATGATCCAGATTCCCATTGGGCTTGAGGATAAGCTTGAGGGCCTGGTGGACCTGATCACCATGAAGGCGGTGTACTTTGACGGCGATTCGGGGACCGATCTCCGGTATGCCGAGATTCCTCCCCACCTTAAGGCGGATGCGGAAAAGTACCGGGAAGAGATGATCGACGCGGTTTCCCTCTTTTCCGATGATTTAGCGGAGAAATTCCTAGGCGGGGAGGATATCCCCGAGGAACTGATCCATGCCGCTATCCGTAAGGGGACTCTGTTGGAACAGTTTGTGCCGGTGATGATCGGCTCGGCCTATAAAAACAAGGGGATTCAGACCCTGTTGGATGCGGTGGGCAGCTATCTGCCAAACCCCACGGAAGTAAAGAATTACGCCCTGGATCTGGACCACGGAGAGGAGCGGAAGGAGCTTATTTCCGAGGAAAAGAGTCCCACGGTGGCCCTGGGCTTTAAGCTTGAGGACGGCCAGTATGGTCAGCTTACTTACGTGCGGATCTACCAGGGTTCCCTGAAAAAGGGTGAGGAACTTATCAATACCCGGGCTCGGAAGAAGTTTAAGGTGGGCCGGCTGGTACGTATGCACTCCAACGATATGGAAGACATTACCGAAGGGGCGCCCGGGGATATTGTGGCCCTCTTCGGCGTTGAATGCGCCTCCGGGGATACTTTCTGCGGCGGCGGGCTTAACTACGCCATGACATCCATGTTCGTCCCCGAACCGGTTATCTCCCTGGCTATCAACCCCACGGACAAGAAGTCGGCGGACCAGATGGCTAAGGCGCTGAACCGCTTTACGAAAGAGGACCCCACGTTCCGTACCTTTGTGGACCAGGAATCCAATCAGACCATCGTCCAGGGCATGGGGGAACTCCACCTGGAAGTCTACATTGAACGGATGCGCCGGGAGTACAAGTGCGAAGTGGAGACCGGGATGCCACAGGTAGCCTACCGGGAAGCCATTCAGACGCGGTCGGATTTTAACTACACCCACAAGAAACAGACCGGCGGTTCCGGGCAGTACGGCAGGGTGGCGGGTTATATGGAACCCTACAGCGATGGGGACTACGAATTTGTGGACAACATCAAGGGCGGGTCCATCCCCAACGAGTTCATCCCCAGCTGCGATAAGGGCTTTAAGGAAGCGGTCAAGCGGGGCAGCCTCATCGGGTTCCCCATCGTCAATATCCGCTGCGTGATCAACGACGGAGCGTCCCATCCGGTGGACTCCTCGGACATAGCCTTCCAGTTGGCAGCCATCGGCGCTTTCCGGGAAGCCTATAACAAGGCCAAGCCCTGTATCCTGGAGCCTATCATGAAGGTCGCCGTTGAGGGTCCTACGGAATTTCAAGGAAATATTTATGCCTCAATTAACCAGAGGCGTGGTATAATATCCGCATCCACCGAGGATGGAACCTTCTCCCGTGTGGAGGCTGAGGTTCCCCTGAGTGAAATGTTTGGCTATTCCACGGTACTTCGATCCTTGACCCAGGGTAAGGCCGAGTTCACCATGGAATTTGAAAAGTACGGCAAAGTTCCGTCCAGCATTTCCGAAGCCCTCGTTAAGGAATACGAGGAAAAACGAAGAAAAGAGCAGGGAAGGTAG
- a CDS encoding eIF2A-related protein — protein METKKRAGKAVKMVKQVRIFKKFFHSGLVIPVGIFVASCLGISCASSGEAQALDSTNTTRRWVELFPQRGHSFVVSSVAYSPNGKFIVSGSADSTVKIWDLETGREIWTFPEHDSTVKSVSYSPDGRFIASGSADYTIRIWDVETGQSLQTLSGHTSVVNSIAYSPDGRFLASGSSDRTIRIWDVETGQNLKTLSGHSLWINSVRYSPDGRTIASGSRDSTVKLWNAETGRELRTLSGHTDEVNAIRFSPDGKFIATGSSDNTIKIWDTVNGRELRTLTGHTGVVRALDYSPDGKYIASGSSVDSTIKIWDAGTGEELRSFGSTGIETLSYSPNGRFIASGCLDNTIRLWEASTGRETQSLVGRSSWVRALAYSPDGRYIASGSTDRIIRIRETGSGREILTLRGHTASVRAVAYSPDGKYVASGAADNTIRIWDAATGRERLIIFGHSSIVKSVAYSPDGQYLISGSSDTTVKVWEPQSGKELWTFTGHFDGVNSVAYSPDGMNIISGAADNTIKIWNVASGSVLATLRGHTAPILSLSYSPDGRYIASGSMDGTFRVWDVEGGKEIWIISGYSNYIKSGLAYSPNGRFIAATMKNKSIGIFDAATGRELRTLSGHTGEVYDLAYSPNGLFLASASLDGATRTWDITTGREITQSIGFNDGEWISITPDGYYTASARGDRYFNVRVGKDVYGLELYRPAFYNPSIVHARLQGRKIRNSRSLHNINTLGIPPTLNINFFAGLSVTASDQNFPLQSFRVYLNGKLIGADKLDGLAGLGLKAAPTGISVTGKRKEVEFELPLTLDAGTNRIDVTVFNGYTEGRASLTVEPPRGNKQLATQFPAEEEALPNLRILSIGVSRYDEPRINHLGFAVFDAREMVNAFKAQEGKLYGTVTSALIATGELQPPTKSNITRELGNFFKGVTSQDTVILFLSGHAVNDEDGNYYFLPSDIRLTPDGSMPYAEALSWETISAALDVPGRKLLFVDSSHSAGISAGNIRPVDTVRLAMDLKPLRSLLFTSSSGDELSLESADYKLGLFTYAIIGAMNGEADSNRNALITMRELDSFVSKKVLELSNGTQHPSIIGLEDYADFNLAETK, from the coding sequence ATGGAAACGAAGAAAAGAGCAGGGAAGGCAGTAAAGATGGTTAAGCAGGTGCGGATCTTCAAAAAATTTTTCCACAGTGGGCTTGTAATACCGGTAGGGATCTTCGTTGCAAGCTGCCTGGGAATTTCCTGTGCCTCATCGGGCGAGGCGCAGGCGCTCGACTCGACAAATACTACCAGACGGTGGGTGGAGTTATTTCCCCAGCGGGGGCATAGCTTCGTTGTATCCTCCGTCGCCTATAGCCCTAACGGTAAATTTATCGTTTCCGGTTCCGCGGATAGTACGGTCAAAATATGGGATCTTGAAACCGGCCGGGAAATATGGACCTTTCCGGAACATGATTCCACGGTAAAATCCGTAAGCTACAGCCCCGATGGCCGGTTTATCGCCTCGGGTTCTGCAGATTATACTATCAGAATATGGGACGTTGAAACCGGCCAGAGCTTACAGACCCTTTCCGGACATACTTCAGTTGTCAACTCCATCGCCTATAGCCCTGACGGGCGTTTCCTCGCTTCCGGATCAAGCGACAGGACTATCAGAATATGGGACGTTGAAACCGGTCAGAACTTAAAGACCCTTTCCGGGCATTCTTTGTGGATAAATTCCGTACGATACAGCCCCGATGGCAGAACTATCGCTTCCGGCTCCAGGGATAGTACCGTAAAACTGTGGAACGCCGAAACCGGCCGGGAACTGCGGACCCTCTCCGGACATACCGATGAGGTGAATGCCATCCGGTTCAGTCCCGACGGTAAGTTTATCGCCACCGGTTCTTCGGACAATACTATCAAAATATGGGATACCGTAAACGGCCGGGAGCTTCGTACCCTTACTGGGCATACCGGGGTAGTACGGGCCTTGGACTACAGTCCCGATGGCAAGTATATTGCTTCCGGTTCCAGTGTAGATTCGACCATCAAGATATGGGATGCCGGGACCGGAGAGGAACTCCGGAGCTTTGGTTCCACCGGTATCGAAACCCTAAGTTACAGCCCCAATGGCAGGTTTATTGCTTCAGGCTGTCTGGACAATACCATACGGCTATGGGAAGCCTCGACAGGCCGGGAAACCCAAAGCTTGGTTGGCCGGTCCTCCTGGGTACGGGCTCTGGCCTACAGTCCTGACGGCAGGTATATCGCCTCCGGCTCAACGGACAGGATCATTCGGATTAGGGAAACCGGAAGCGGCCGGGAAATCCTGACCCTCCGGGGACACACCGCTTCTGTGCGTGCGGTGGCTTACAGCCCCGATGGTAAGTATGTCGCTTCCGGCGCCGCGGACAACACAATTAGAATATGGGACGCGGCAACCGGCCGGGAACGGCTAATCATCTTTGGACACTCTTCTATAGTAAAATCAGTGGCCTACAGTCCCGATGGGCAGTATCTCATCTCCGGCTCATCGGATACCACCGTTAAAGTATGGGAGCCCCAGAGCGGTAAGGAGTTATGGACCTTCACGGGACATTTCGACGGGGTTAACTCGGTGGCCTATAGCCCCGACGGTATGAACATTATTTCCGGGGCTGCGGATAACACCATTAAAATATGGAATGTGGCAAGCGGATCCGTTTTGGCGACCCTCCGGGGCCATACTGCCCCGATACTATCCCTGAGTTATAGTCCGGATGGCCGGTATATCGCCTCCGGTTCCATGGACGGGACCTTCAGGGTATGGGATGTTGAAGGGGGTAAGGAGATATGGATTATTTCGGGTTATTCGAATTATATAAAATCCGGCCTTGCCTACAGTCCCAACGGCAGATTCATAGCCGCCACCATGAAAAACAAAAGCATTGGGATATTTGATGCTGCAACCGGCCGGGAGCTTAGGACCCTGTCGGGGCATACCGGCGAAGTATATGATCTTGCCTATAGCCCCAATGGATTGTTCCTGGCTTCCGCTTCCCTGGACGGCGCCACCCGTACCTGGGATATCACAACGGGCCGGGAAATTACCCAAAGTATCGGCTTTAACGACGGCGAGTGGATCAGCATTACCCCCGACGGGTATTACACCGCATCCGCCAGGGGCGATAGGTACTTCAATGTCCGGGTAGGTAAGGATGTTTATGGTTTGGAGCTCTACCGTCCGGCCTTTTATAATCCCTCCATAGTTCATGCCCGACTTCAGGGCCGAAAAATTCGGAATTCCCGGTCTCTCCATAATATTAATACCCTTGGTATTCCCCCAACCCTTAACATCAATTTTTTCGCGGGACTATCCGTAACGGCTAGCGATCAAAACTTCCCCCTGCAAAGTTTCAGGGTCTACCTGAACGGCAAACTTATTGGGGCGGACAAGCTGGACGGCCTTGCCGGGCTTGGCCTTAAGGCGGCGCCCACGGGGATCTCCGTAACGGGAAAGCGTAAGGAGGTGGAGTTTGAACTGCCCCTGACTTTGGATGCCGGAACGAACAGGATTGATGTGACGGTCTTTAACGGCTATACCGAAGGCCGGGCTTCCCTAACGGTAGAACCGCCTCGGGGCAACAAGCAACTTGCAACGCAGTTCCCCGCAGAGGAAGAGGCGCTCCCCAATCTCCGGATTCTCTCCATTGGGGTCAGCCGTTATGATGAGCCCCGGATAAACCATTTGGGGTTCGCGGTTTTTGACGCCCGGGAAATGGTCAATGCATTCAAAGCCCAGGAGGGAAAACTGTACGGAACCGTGACCAGTGCCCTTATCGCCACCGGGGAGCTGCAGCCTCCGACAAAAAGCAATATCACCCGGGAACTGGGGAACTTTTTTAAAGGGGTTACATCCCAAGACACCGTAATACTGTTTCTTTCCGGGCACGCCGTGAATGACGAGGATGGAAACTATTATTTCCTCCCTTCGGATATACGGCTTACCCCGGACGGTTCCATGCCCTATGCGGAAGCCCTATCCTGGGAGACAATTTCCGCAGCCCTGGATGTGCCGGGGAGAAAATTGCTGTTCGTCGATTCTTCCCATTCCGCGGGGATATCCGCCGGAAATATCCGCCCTGTGGATACTGTCCGGCTTGCCATGGATCTAAAGCCCCTCCGGTCCCTGCTTTTTACTTCCAGCAGTGGGGATGAACTTTCATTGGAAAGCGCCGATTATAAGCTCGGTCTGTTCACCTACGCAATCATCGGAGCTATGAACGGAGAAGCGGATTCGAATAGGAACGCTTTGATAACCATGAGGGAGCTGGACTCCTTTGTATCGAAGAAGGTGTTGGAACTTTCTAATGGAACCCAGCATCCCTCAATTATCGGTCTTGAGGACTATGCGGACTTTAACCTCGCGGAGACGAAATAA
- a CDS encoding nitroreductase family protein produces MSFKELSISRFSVRQYKNKPVEKETLNVILETGRAAPTAGNKQPHRILAVTEAEGLKKIDLCTSCRYGAPAVLIVCYDKNECWVRKYDGAKSGEVDASIVTTQLMYQAVELGLGTLWVMFFDPAKLIAEFAIPENLVPTALLILGYPADNAAPAERHTQRHPLEKLVAWEKFS; encoded by the coding sequence ATGAGCTTTAAAGAATTATCCATAAGCCGTTTTTCAGTCCGCCAGTACAAGAACAAACCGGTGGAAAAAGAAACCCTGAATGTCATCCTTGAAACCGGGAGAGCGGCCCCCACGGCGGGAAACAAACAGCCCCATCGTATCCTGGCGGTAACTGAGGCGGAGGGCCTCAAAAAGATAGACCTCTGTACCTCTTGCCGTTATGGCGCACCGGCGGTACTTATTGTTTGTTATGATAAAAACGAATGCTGGGTCCGGAAATACGACGGCGCCAAGAGCGGCGAGGTGGACGCCAGCATCGTAACTACCCAGCTTATGTACCAGGCGGTAGAGCTTGGTCTGGGTACCCTCTGGGTAATGTTCTTCGATCCCGCTAAGCTCATAGCGGAATTCGCCATCCCGGAGAATCTGGTTCCCACAGCTCTGCTAATCCTGGGTTACCCCGCGGATAACGCCGCCCCGGCGGAAAGACATACCCAGCGTCACCCCTTGGAAAAGCTGGTCGCCTGGGAAAAGTTCAGCTAA
- a CDS encoding energy transducer TonB: MRKSAYSHTNLARLILFLAVAGIHVVFILFFVIRVNAIPMVIEQPPMVMKLTDIQEEEPLPQLPPPPPKTEYTESASNTIEAIAETMIETDEVPDQIVVSGIIAPRQVEYVQEDYLPMHKVSAAPVFSEGEIRERLVYPPIALRAKIEGMVYLELFVDHHGQVRQITILRETPENRGFGEAAIKAFQGLQGKPAQANGAAVAVRYRYPVRFAIRG, encoded by the coding sequence ATGCGTAAATCCGCCTATTCCCACACCAATCTTGCCCGGCTCATCCTTTTTCTGGCGGTCGCCGGTATTCATGTAGTATTTATACTCTTCTTTGTCATACGGGTTAACGCCATCCCCATGGTAATTGAACAACCCCCAATGGTGATGAAGCTTACGGATATACAGGAGGAGGAACCTCTTCCACAATTGCCACCTCCACCACCAAAAACAGAATATACGGAATCCGCCTCGAACACCATAGAAGCCATCGCAGAGACAATGATCGAAACCGATGAAGTGCCGGATCAGATCGTTGTTTCCGGTATCATAGCGCCCCGGCAGGTTGAATACGTACAGGAAGATTACCTGCCCATGCACAAGGTTTCTGCGGCCCCGGTCTTTTCCGAAGGCGAAATAAGAGAACGCTTGGTATATCCGCCCATTGCGCTGCGGGCCAAAATAGAAGGCATGGTTTACCTGGAACTCTTCGTGGACCACCACGGACAGGTACGGCAGATAACGATATTGCGGGAAACCCCGGAAAACCGGGGCTTCGGTGAGGCGGCGATAAAAGCCTTCCAGGGGCTACAGGGCAAACCGGCCCAGGCTAACGGCGCCGCAGTGGCGGTACGGTACCGGTACCCCGTACGGTTTGCCATCCGGGGCTGA
- a CDS encoding ExbD/TolR family protein — translation MNLRRNKKKFAVPMNSMSDVAFLLLIFIMLVSLINYRREVKIDYPEAAAAQRTSAEKNLEIWVDKGGAVYLDGAPSNLNAIEVAITDMYRDAPDTRVHIIADRDTPFAEVNKVLQVLQFLQYRVVSFVVKDA, via the coding sequence ATGAACCTTCGGCGGAACAAGAAAAAATTTGCTGTCCCCATGAACTCCATGTCCGACGTAGCCTTTCTACTGCTCATCTTTATCATGTTAGTATCCCTGATAAATTATCGAAGGGAAGTCAAGATCGATTACCCCGAGGCAGCGGCGGCACAAAGAACCAGCGCGGAAAAAAATCTGGAGATCTGGGTGGACAAGGGCGGCGCGGTGTACCTGGACGGTGCCCCCAGTAATCTTAACGCAATAGAAGTCGCTATTACCGATATGTATCGGGATGCCCCGGATACCCGGGTCCATATCATCGCCGACCGGGACACCCCCTTTGCGGAGGTAAACAAGGTACTTCAGGTACTCCAGTTCCTCCAGTACCGGGTAGTAAGCTTTGTGGTAAAAGATGCGTAA
- a CDS encoding ExbD/TolR family protein, with protein sequence MKLHRRTKRGFDDTSASSDVAFLLIIYFIVIAGFNVNKGFLMNLPAKDSTRLILKDDLLRFDLDGTGTLLHQGAALNYASAEREIRGAVAAHPNLAVILTVDGRAPWQTVVSFVEMAQKLNVESFSFTMKKNDGGPP encoded by the coding sequence ATGAAACTCCACCGGCGAACCAAACGGGGCTTTGACGATACCAGTGCTTCCAGTGATGTTGCCTTTCTTCTGATCATTTATTTTATCGTCATCGCCGGATTTAACGTCAACAAGGGCTTTCTGATGAACCTCCCCGCCAAAGATTCTACCCGGCTGATCCTGAAGGACGATCTGCTGCGTTTCGATCTGGACGGTACGGGAACTCTGCTGCACCAGGGTGCAGCCCTGAACTATGCTTCGGCGGAACGGGAGATACGGGGCGCCGTTGCCGCTCATCCCAATCTGGCGGTAATACTAACCGTAGACGGCAGAGCCCCCTGGCAGACGGTAGTTTCCTTTGTTGAGATGGCCCAAAAACTGAATGTGGAATCCTTCTCTTTCACCATGAAGAAAAATGACGGGGGTCCTCCATGA
- a CDS encoding MotA/TolQ/ExbB proton channel family protein has translation MWPLLIFSVATIAIALERAIYIFYHNLRLEDLEEKTAEYIHAKDMEGAKQYLSGLTKRRMGARILLVLVKRSDLSEHRIEKAVETEALTCINSLENGFNFLVALGSLSPLTGFLGTVSGMIGAFKSIAEATEVNAQIVANGIYEALITTVFGLVIAIIAMIAHSLFSHVVDRFAMDVEKSCSDLITELVTGTELPAVN, from the coding sequence ATGTGGCCCCTCCTGATTTTTTCAGTGGCCACCATTGCCATTGCCCTGGAACGGGCAATCTATATTTTTTACCACAACCTCCGGCTTGAGGACCTTGAGGAAAAGACCGCGGAGTATATCCACGCCAAGGATATGGAAGGCGCCAAACAATACCTTTCCGGCTTAACCAAACGCCGCATGGGCGCACGGATACTTTTGGTACTGGTCAAGCGCTCAGACTTATCGGAACACCGTATAGAAAAGGCGGTAGAAACTGAAGCCCTCACCTGCATCAATTCCCTGGAGAACGGCTTCAATTTCCTTGTCGCCCTGGGTTCACTTTCCCCCCTGACGGGATTTTTGGGAACCGTCTCGGGAATGATCGGCGCATTCAAGTCCATAGCGGAGGCTACTGAAGTGAACGCCCAGATCGTAGCAAACGGTATTTACGAAGCGTTGATCACCACCGTGTTCGGCCTCGTCATCGCCATCATCGCCATGATCGCCCATTCGCTCTTTTCCCACGTGGTAGATAGGTTCGCCATGGATGTGGAGAAAAGCTGCTCCGACCTTATCACCGAACTGGTTACGGGCACTGAGCTCCCCGCGGTAAACTAA
- a CDS encoding PEGA domain-containing protein: protein MNRIQLFPVLLIGLLCITADPVMGDSIEEIAGKGLVVRSAPSMSKVFINGIERGLTPLTLENIPQGEYDIRLEKDGYAERRIWVSIRENSRLEISLNLGEILGTLILDIDRAAGSPPPEKMALNPEITVEGITQTDPVFSLPVGYRAVRIRAFGWEEAIHSVYILQDAIQRLKVEMRPASFSMTGAELSRARFNPANSGSLGITEFSFNVSGPGDGRINITNEQGDLVFARDLGPFTTWSQSTAWNGRSSDGTPLPDGTYKVLLLTESMLRDTSAPVERRAEMTIRIDSSMNIYPLSSSGASSGLFFSPLPEILPRGSFQIDGSMLFGRAAAAGDAWDALPFAASLRFSPLERLEMTAALNVTPFFDGGAVAGFGGTLKGVFKKARAESPLGLAMGLSYVWADEGTLTPFGTAIGAGLSLPLSWRLGTALSLALSPEILWTGEKGYPDDPAPRALLSGGLLIQQSFFTAGLSLRSEYIFSGTSMDFGPLMAAAEIRFFPPPSSMVFSLLGGGWLENSQAGGFGGIGIGLIY from the coding sequence ATGAATCGGATTCAGCTTTTCCCGGTATTGCTTATCGGCCTTTTGTGTATCACCGCAGATCCGGTAATGGGGGATTCTATAGAGGAGATCGCAGGGAAAGGTCTGGTTGTTCGAAGCGCCCCCTCCATGTCCAAGGTATTTATCAACGGTATAGAACGGGGGCTTACCCCCCTTACGCTTGAGAATATTCCCCAGGGCGAATACGATATCAGGCTTGAAAAAGACGGCTATGCGGAACGCCGGATCTGGGTTTCCATACGGGAAAACAGCAGACTGGAAATAAGCCTTAACTTGGGGGAAATTCTGGGAACCCTCATTCTGGATATAGACCGGGCAGCCGGGAGCCCACCGCCGGAAAAAATGGCGCTAAACCCGGAAATTACCGTGGAAGGAATAACCCAAACCGATCCTGTATTTTCCCTGCCCGTGGGATACCGGGCGGTCCGGATCCGGGCTTTCGGCTGGGAAGAGGCCATTCATTCTGTCTATATACTCCAGGATGCTATCCAGCGGCTAAAGGTGGAAATGCGGCCCGCATCCTTCAGTATGACCGGGGCGGAGCTTAGCCGGGCTCGGTTCAATCCGGCAAATTCCGGTTCCCTGGGAATCACCGAATTCAGTTTTAACGTATCCGGCCCCGGCGACGGGCGGATAAACATAACGAATGAACAGGGGGACCTGGTTTTTGCAAGGGACCTGGGACCCTTTACCACCTGGTCCCAGTCGACAGCATGGAACGGCCGTTCCTCCGATGGAACGCCCCTGCCGGACGGAACCTACAAAGTGCTGCTCCTAACCGAATCCATGCTCCGGGATACTTCGGCGCCGGTGGAGCGGCGGGCTGAAATGACGATACGCATCGATAGTTCCATGAATATCTATCCCCTTTCCTCCTCGGGAGCAAGCTCGGGACTTTTTTTTAGCCCCCTGCCGGAAATTCTCCCCCGTGGCTCCTTCCAAATAGACGGAAGTATGCTCTTTGGCAGGGCCGCTGCAGCCGGAGATGCCTGGGACGCCCTCCCCTTCGCAGCATCCCTGAGATTTTCCCCCCTGGAACGGCTGGAAATGACGGCAGCTCTGAATGTGACACCCTTTTTCGATGGCGGCGCTGTGGCCGGGTTTGGGGGAACCCTTAAAGGGGTCTTTAAAAAAGCCCGGGCGGAATCGCCCCTGGGTCTGGCCATGGGGCTTTCCTATGTTTGGGCCGACGAAGGGACCCTCACCCCCTTTGGAACCGCCATAGGCGCCGGTCTCTCCCTGCCCCTTTCATGGCGCCTGGGGACCGCCCTCTCCCTGGCGCTAAGTCCGGAAATCCTCTGGACCGGGGAAAAGGGCTACCCCGACGACCCCGCCCCCAGGGCCCTCCTTTCAGGCGGACTGCTGATCCAGCAGTCCTTCTTTACCGCAGGACTGTCCCTGAGATCCGAATATATCTTTTCCGGGACAAGTATGGATTTCGGGCCCCTCATGGCCGCTGCTGAGATCAGGTTCTTTCCCCCTCCCTCAAGTATGGTTTTTTCCCTCCTGGGAGGCGGCTGGTTAGAAAATAGCCAGGCCGGCGGCTTCGGGGGGATAGGAATCGGACTAATCTATTAA
- the radC gene encoding RadC family protein encodes MDHYIYPNSILQPEAAPLATKFPAQETASEIQDRGYCFDSLGLNPLSLPQAKRPRERLNSDGPGALTDHDLLAILLNTGVQGKNVSVLAMELLELLDRDKGIPSIKELCRLTGMGVSKASAIAAMLEFGRRRWGASGTHIKHPTDIFNTVRHFADRRQERFVCLSLNGAHELLKVRTVTLGLVNKTIVHPREVFADPIQDRASAICVAHNHPSGQLKPSPEDGEITFQLFEAAKILGLRFLDHVIFTDTGYFSYRQAGLLGGD; translated from the coding sequence ATGGACCATTATATTTATCCAAATTCTATATTACAGCCGGAAGCAGCGCCACTTGCAACGAAGTTTCCCGCGCAGGAAACGGCGTCGGAAATACAGGACCGGGGGTACTGCTTCGATTCCCTGGGGCTCAATCCTCTTTCGCTTCCCCAGGCTAAGCGGCCCCGGGAAAGGTTGAATTCCGATGGGCCCGGAGCTTTGACAGACCATGATCTACTGGCCATACTCCTCAATACCGGGGTTCAGGGCAAAAATGTCAGTGTCCTGGCCATGGAACTGCTGGAATTGCTGGATCGGGACAAGGGAATTCCTTCAATTAAGGAACTCTGCCGGCTAACCGGCATGGGGGTAAGCAAGGCTTCGGCTATTGCGGCCATGCTTGAATTTGGCAGGCGGCGGTGGGGGGCCTCGGGAACCCATATCAAGCACCCGACAGATATCTTCAATACGGTTCGCCATTTTGCGGATCGCCGGCAGGAACGGTTTGTCTGCCTTTCCTTAAACGGCGCCCACGAACTTCTGAAGGTACGGACCGTCACCCTGGGACTGGTAAACAAGACCATTGTCCACCCCCGGGAGGTCTTCGCAGACCCCATCCAGGATCGCGCTTCGGCAATTTGCGTAGCCCACAACCATCCCTCAGGGCAGTTAAAGCCTTCCCCGGAGGACGGGGAGATCACCTTTCAGTTATTTGAGGCAGCGAAAATCCTTGGGCTCCGATTTCTGGATCATGTGATTTTTACCGATACGGGCTATTTCAGTTACCGGCAGGCGGGATTACTGGGGGGAGATTAA